One window from the genome of Drosophila albomicans strain 15112-1751.03 chromosome 2L, ASM965048v2, whole genome shotgun sequence encodes:
- the LOC117565016 gene encoding uncharacterized protein LOC117565016: protein MDSDIQQNKSKFGRKTDLEFIDSVLEYCNVNIAPDVRAYLVDHAYTLARDQLLAARCFARFANKSSIEDEDIRMASLDTTDELKFVPTLLPQTKPPGQHLSASTPAMGLLLPPWRNCQVGVNAQLKQFELEAMERSESMDTDKVPRLGPKNTPREK, encoded by the exons ATGGACAGTGATATTCAGCAAAATAAGTCGAAATTCGGACGCAAAACTGATCTCGAATTTATTGACAGTGTACTTGAGTATTGCAATGTAAATATTGCGCCAGATGTACGAGCTTATCTAGTGGATCATGCATACA CTTTGGCCCGGGATCAGCTGCTTGCAGCTCGTTGCTTTGCCCGATTCGCCAATAAATCCAGCATTGAAGACGAAGATATACGAATGGCCAGCTTGGATACAACGGATGAGTTGAAATTTGTGCCGACTTTGCTGCCACAGACGAAGCCGCCAGGGCAACATTTGTCAGCATCAACTCCAGCAATGGgattgttgctgccaccttGGCGCAACTGTCAGGTGGGCGTCAATGCGCAGCTGAAGCAGTTTGAACTTGAAGCAATGGAACGCAGTGAATCAATGGACACGGATAAGGTGCCACGCTTGGGCCCAAAGAACACCCCCagggaaaaataa
- the LOC117564910 gene encoding uncharacterized protein LOC117564910, whose translation MNFEELWNTPLIEGADRVDPAIFASMQPRRVPFEVASLSDARMVEAYKKAHSWNTSEAANDLEMIKTKEICRKCLLHVKVCREFGKSLKQYEIEQYKAEKQKLEEKKKEEKAEQYKAEKPKRKANKKEEEKQKSSEKKTE comes from the exons atgaattttgaagAATTGTGGAATACACCTTTAATA GAGGGCGCAGATCGAGTTGATCCTGCAATTTTTGCATCGATGCAGCCACGTCGTGTGCCCTTTGAGGTGGCGTCTCTCAGTGATGCCAGAATGGTGGAAGCCTACAAGAAGGCACATTCATGGAACACCAGCGAGGCAGCCAACGATCTAGAGATGATCAAGACTAAGGAAATTTGCCGCAAGTGCCTGTTGCATGTGAAAGTGTGTCGTGAATTTGGGAAAAGTCTGAAGCAATACGAGATTGAGCAATACAAGGCAGAAAAGCAGAAACTCgaagagaagaaaaaggaGGAGAAAGCTGAGCAGTATAAAGCGGAAAAGCCAAAACGCAAGGCGAACAAAAAAGAGGAGGAAAAGCAAAAATCTTCGGAGAAGAAGACTGAATag